A section of the Deltaproteobacteria bacterium genome encodes:
- a CDS encoding tetratricopeptide repeat protein, which produces MKRQLQILTVILCCGFMVIASQAQENLLTQGMTAYQQSQYATAVELLGQYLKDHPDAAEASRYLALALTRLEHHREALSALDQGLAQNPQSIPLLLERGKLLARLKQHSEAIAAFSQVIALDPKNPEAWKERGVSQAQEGRFAEALNDLNQAAALNPKDPWVFNHRGMVKFCQGDYQAAVADFTQSIRLGPDLPHAYFFRGNLYLHHLHQKDKALADYRRGCQLGHPLCCNELEKLQTSPANH; this is translated from the coding sequence GTGAAAAGGCAATTACAGATTTTAACCGTCATTCTATGCTGCGGCTTTATGGTCATCGCTTCTCAGGCTCAAGAAAATCTGCTGACCCAGGGGATGACCGCCTATCAACAATCGCAATATGCCACGGCGGTTGAGTTATTAGGGCAATATCTGAAGGATCATCCCGACGCCGCGGAGGCCAGCCGCTATCTGGCCCTGGCCCTCACCAGACTGGAGCACCACCGCGAGGCCTTATCGGCCCTGGATCAGGGACTGGCTCAAAATCCCCAAAGTATCCCTTTACTCCTGGAGAGGGGGAAACTTTTGGCCAGATTGAAGCAGCATTCAGAGGCCATCGCCGCCTTTTCGCAGGTCATTGCCCTGGACCCCAAGAACCCGGAAGCTTGGAAAGAACGGGGGGTCAGTCAGGCCCAAGAGGGCCGTTTTGCCGAGGCCCTAAACGATCTCAACCAGGCTGCCGCTCTCAATCCCAAGGATCCCTGGGTTTTTAACCATCGAGGGATGGTAAAATTTTGCCAGGGGGACTACCAAGCCGCGGTGGCTGATTTTACCCAATCCATCCGCCTGGGGCCCGATTTGCCGCACGCCTACTTTTTCCGCGGCAATCTATATCTACACCATCTGCACCAGAAGGATAAGGCCCTGGCTGATTACCGTCGGGGCTGTCAACTGGGCCATCCGCTATGTTGCAATGAATTGGAAAAATTACAGACCAGCCCGGCCAACCATTAG
- the fdhD gene encoding formate dehydrogenase accessory sulfurtransferase FdhD, producing the protein MLSQIAKARVWKYSPSELVAMEEPVVVEELLAISIEGNSCQYRLYLPGQEKPLALGFLFTAGVIGGLADIAAIEFYPPDPEAGRSWAVVEIGLTESARTRSAAPDLPIVLLKDRGGGDWNAELASRFPPLNRELQIKADDLLALMARLPLRQELFQRTGATHAVAVANVQGDIILSAEDVGRHNAFDKVIGRALLEGLPLHDKITLLSGRVSYEMMFKAARAGIPILAAVSAPTHLAIRLGEALGLTLAGFVRGNRMNIYSHPERLIDLSA; encoded by the coding sequence ATGCTCAGCCAGATCGCCAAGGCCAGGGTTTGGAAATACTCCCCCTCAGAGCTGGTAGCCATGGAAGAACCGGTAGTTGTAGAGGAGCTGTTGGCCATTAGCATCGAGGGGAACAGTTGTCAATATCGGCTCTACCTGCCTGGCCAGGAGAAGCCTCTGGCCCTGGGCTTCTTATTCACTGCCGGAGTCATTGGCGGTTTAGCTGACATCGCCGCCATTGAATTTTATCCTCCCGACCCAGAGGCTGGCCGGTCCTGGGCCGTGGTCGAAATCGGGCTGACGGAATCGGCCAGGACCCGGAGTGCGGCTCCGGACTTGCCCATTGTCCTTTTAAAGGACCGCGGCGGCGGGGACTGGAATGCCGAGTTGGCAAGCCGGTTCCCGCCCCTCAACCGTGAGCTTCAGATCAAGGCCGATGATTTGCTCGCCCTGATGGCCCGGCTTCCCTTGCGACAGGAGCTCTTCCAGCGGACCGGCGCTACTCATGCCGTTGCCGTGGCTAATGTCCAGGGCGATATTATCCTCAGTGCCGAAGATGTGGGCCGCCATAATGCCTTTGATAAGGTCATAGGCCGGGCCTTGCTGGAAGGCCTTCCGTTACATGACAAGATTACCTTGTTGAGCGGCAGGGTCAGTTATGAAATGATGTTCAAGGCAGCCCGGGCCGGGATACCCATCCTGGCGGCGGTCTCCGCCCCCACCCACTTGGCCATCCGCCTGGGAGAGGCCCTGGGCCTCACCCTGGCCGGTTTTGTACGAGGCAACCGAATGAATATCTACAGCCATCCCGAGAGGCTGATCGATCTTTCGGCCTAA
- a CDS encoding flavin reductase family protein translates to MEKINIGTNVSPYPMPVSLLGAMVGGRINFMAVAWLARVNYKPAIMAVAINRRHFTTPGIRENGCFSVNFPSADMVVETDYCGMVSGRVADKSGLFEVFYGELENAPMIKKCPLCLECRLIDTVALPNNELFLGEIVGAYTEERYLTDGRPDIQKMNPLVLSMPDNSYWTVGAHAGTAWEAGKKLKQKRKSESD, encoded by the coding sequence ATGGAGAAAATCAATATTGGCACCAATGTTAGCCCTTATCCCATGCCGGTGTCGCTGTTGGGCGCCATGGTCGGGGGCCGGATCAATTTTATGGCCGTGGCCTGGCTGGCCAGGGTCAACTACAAACCGGCCATTATGGCCGTGGCCATCAACCGGCGGCATTTTACTACGCCAGGCATTAGAGAAAATGGCTGCTTCAGCGTCAATTTTCCCAGTGCCGATATGGTAGTCGAGACCGACTACTGCGGCATGGTCTCTGGACGGGTAGCCGATAAATCAGGCCTTTTCGAGGTCTTTTATGGCGAACTGGAAAATGCCCCGATGATTAAAAAATGCCCGCTTTGCCTGGAATGCCGCCTGATCGACACTGTGGCCCTGCCCAATAACGAGCTTTTCCTGGGTGAAATTGTCGGGGCCTATACCGAAGAACGATACCTGACGGACGGCAGGCCCGACATCCAGAAGATGAATCCTTTAGTATTATCCATGCCGGACAATAGCTACTGGACGGTCGGGGCCCATGCCGGGACGGCCTGGGAGGCCGGTAAAAAACTTAAACAGAAGAGAAAGTCGGAAAGTGATTAG
- a CDS encoding NAD(+)/NADH kinase: MIQQLAIITKKHKSDAYQAGKEFKDWLTAKGVKAALFENEPEPQIPNLPAGTEMIVVMGGDGTLLSAARHYGQQGIPILGVNVGGLGFITEIALRELYPVIEQILGHDFVIEKRMLLAATVIRGGKKLEQQCVLNDVVINKGALARIVELDTFIDDEYLTTYRADGLIVSTPTGSTAYTLAAGGPIVYPTLKTITLIPICPFTLTNRPIILPDSVTITVAMDAKSRDVYLTFDGQIGLALQPQDRVEIRKAAKSIRLVKSPSKSYFEILRTKLRWG; this comes from the coding sequence ATGATTCAACAATTGGCCATTATTACTAAAAAACACAAATCCGATGCCTATCAGGCCGGGAAAGAGTTCAAAGACTGGCTGACTGCCAAAGGGGTAAAGGCAGCGCTGTTCGAAAATGAACCTGAACCACAGATTCCCAATCTGCCAGCCGGAACCGAAATGATCGTGGTCATGGGTGGAGACGGGACCTTGCTCAGTGCCGCCCGGCATTATGGCCAGCAAGGCATTCCAATTTTAGGGGTCAATGTCGGCGGTCTGGGGTTTATCACCGAGATCGCCTTAAGAGAGCTCTATCCGGTCATCGAACAGATCCTGGGACACGATTTTGTCATTGAAAAACGGATGCTGCTGGCCGCCACCGTTATCCGGGGCGGGAAAAAGCTGGAACAGCAGTGCGTCTTAAATGATGTGGTGATCAATAAAGGGGCGTTGGCCCGGATCGTGGAGTTGGATACCTTTATCGACGATGAATACCTGACCACCTATCGTGCCGATGGCCTGATCGTCTCCACCCCGACCGGCTCCACCGCCTACACCCTGGCAGCGGGCGGACCGATTGTTTACCCCACCCTGAAAACCATAACACTGATTCCGATCTGCCCTTTCACATTGACTAACCGCCCCATTATCCTGCCTGATTCAGTAACCATCACGGTGGCCATGGATGCCAAAAGCCGTGATGTTTATCTAACCTTTGATGGCCAGATCGGCTTGGCCCTCCAACCTCAGGATCGGGTTGAGATCCGCAAAGCCGCCAAGTCTATCCGACTGGTGAAATCGCCTTCGAAAAGCTATTTTGAAATCCTACGGACCAAGCTGCGTTGGGGTTGA
- a CDS encoding pyridoxal phosphate-dependent aminotransferase translates to MVLAKRIGQIKPSPTLAIDTKCKALAAQGVDIVNFGIGEPDFDTPDNICRAAIQAIQEGFTRYTAVGGIPALKEAIIHKFKKDNNLDYRAEEIVVSCGGKHSLYNLFQVLFERGDEVIVPAPYWVSYPPMLLLAEAVPVIVSTPEDNGFKITPQMLREVLTPRTKGLILNSPSNPTGSVYTREELAALAEVILEHHLFVVSDDIYEKILFDGQEFVSLAQLDPELKARTFVLNGVSKTYAMTGWRIGYMAGPETVIKAVTKIQSQSTSNPNSIAQKAAIEALLGPQDSVAAMVQEFAWRRDDILSRLARLPGVSCIRPGGAFYVFPNFSHYQSYFRPGPEQGFSDALADYLLEEAHVAVVAGSGFGEDNCIRFSYATSRERIATGLERLGRALEKLSR, encoded by the coding sequence TTGGTTTTGGCAAAACGCATCGGCCAGATTAAACCTTCCCCTACTCTGGCCATCGACACCAAATGCAAGGCCCTGGCTGCCCAAGGTGTGGACATCGTCAATTTTGGCATTGGGGAACCAGACTTTGATACTCCGGATAATATCTGCCGGGCCGCCATTCAGGCCATCCAGGAAGGTTTTACCCGCTATACTGCGGTCGGTGGCATCCCGGCGTTAAAAGAAGCGATTATCCATAAATTCAAAAAAGACAATAACCTGGATTACCGGGCCGAAGAGATCGTGGTCTCATGCGGCGGCAAACATTCCCTGTACAATCTTTTTCAAGTGCTGTTCGAAAGGGGCGATGAGGTCATCGTGCCCGCGCCTTATTGGGTCTCTTATCCGCCCATGCTGCTGTTAGCCGAAGCAGTGCCGGTAATTGTCTCCACCCCGGAAGATAACGGCTTTAAAATTACTCCCCAGATGTTACGGGAAGTCCTGACCCCGCGCACCAAGGGCCTAATCTTGAACAGCCCTTCCAATCCCACCGGTTCCGTCTATACCCGGGAGGAATTGGCGGCCTTGGCAGAAGTGATTCTGGAGCACCATCTTTTCGTAGTCTCAGACGACATTTATGAAAAGATTCTATTCGATGGTCAGGAATTTGTCAGCCTCGCCCAATTGGACCCGGAATTAAAGGCCCGGACCTTTGTGCTGAATGGGGTTTCCAAAACTTATGCCATGACCGGCTGGCGCATAGGCTACATGGCAGGCCCGGAAACGGTGATCAAGGCGGTGACCAAAATTCAGAGTCAGAGCACCTCTAATCCCAATTCCATTGCCCAGAAAGCCGCGATCGAGGCCCTGCTCGGCCCCCAAGACTCGGTGGCAGCCATGGTTCAGGAATTTGCCTGGCGCCGGGACGATATCCTCTCCCGGCTGGCCCGGTTACCCGGAGTCAGCTGTATCCGTCCGGGCGGAGCCTTTTACGTATTTCCCAACTTCTCCCATTATCAGTCCTACTTCCGGCCCGGCCCGGAACAAGGTTTCTCGGACGCCTTGGCGGATTATCTGCTGGAAGAGGCCCATGTGGCCGTGGTGGCCGGAAGCGGCTTCGGTGAAGACAATTGCATCCGCTTTTCGTATGCTACCTCACGGGAACGGATCGCTACCGGCCTGGAGCGTTTGGGGCGAGCTTTAGAAAAGTTGAGCAGATAA
- a CDS encoding PxxKW family cysteine-rich protein, translated as MDCLTIKAGYPCAFMTKKGCTFNGGKCHPIIDKCEGCDRILDLETGRYCMISPDPAMKWRNGNCNMATHMKNGNNGGQAARLNPLKASKRGASSK; from the coding sequence ATGGACTGTTTAACTATCAAAGCGGGGTATCCGTGCGCCTTCATGACCAAAAAGGGTTGTACGTTCAACGGGGGTAAGTGTCACCCCATCATCGACAAATGCGAGGGATGCGACCGGATTTTGGATTTGGAAACTGGGCGCTACTGTATGATCAGCCCGGACCCGGCGATGAAATGGCGGAACGGTAACTGTAATATGGCCACCCATATGAAGAACGGCAATAACGGCGGTCAGGCAGCCAGGCTCAATCCGCTCAAAGCCTCTAAGCGGGGTGCCAGTAGTAAGTAA
- the rdgC gene encoding recombination-associated protein RdgC yields MGISSKSLSFCRYMVRGEVPEDFLPWVDNCLQKYQFLDIDDSAQEKSVGWVELGNLLETDFQQGGTHKGEYLAFSLRIDTRKVPPALFRKHYLLAESTQTRQRSRALSRTQKAELKETVMQELLRRQMPQPHLYDVVWSPAQGRLWLFSTSPKVREVFETLFRDTFELDLYLLFPYTLAQSLIKMESQWQALESLSPSLGTEILSGEQV; encoded by the coding sequence ATGGGAATCTCGTCTAAGTCATTGAGTTTTTGCCGCTATATGGTTCGGGGGGAGGTCCCAGAGGATTTCCTCCCCTGGGTTGACAATTGCTTACAGAAATACCAGTTTCTGGATATTGATGACAGCGCCCAGGAAAAATCTGTAGGCTGGGTGGAGTTAGGAAATCTATTGGAGACTGATTTCCAGCAGGGGGGCACTCATAAGGGTGAATACCTGGCTTTTTCTCTGCGCATCGATACCCGTAAAGTCCCGCCCGCGCTGTTCCGTAAACATTATCTGTTGGCCGAATCCACCCAGACCCGGCAACGCTCCCGAGCTTTAAGCCGCACCCAGAAGGCAGAATTGAAGGAAACCGTAATGCAGGAGCTCCTGCGCCGTCAGATGCCCCAACCGCATCTCTACGATGTGGTCTGGAGCCCGGCCCAAGGACGTTTATGGCTGTTCAGCACCAGCCCCAAGGTGCGAGAAGTCTTTGAGACTTTATTTCGCGACACCTTTGAACTGGACCTTTATCTCCTTTTTCCCTATACCCTGGCCCAGAGCCTGATAAAAATGGAATCTCAATGGCAGGCCCTGGAAAGTCTCAGCCCCTCCCTGGGGACTGAAATTTTGTCCGGAGAGCAGGTATGA
- the mutM gene encoding bifunctional DNA-formamidopyrimidine glycosylase/DNA-(apurinic or apyrimidinic site) lyase, which produces MPEGPEVEVIRRGLALHLPGGRITALTIGQKRLRQQSSREELARWTIGHTIEKLSRRGKYLLLHLEQGATLLIHLGMSGSLLLFDTPSPALPHGHIILHLDDGHALVFQDARRFGQFLIYPPGVKPLPLAAVGLEPFSRRLTPDRLLELTRGHQRPIKNFMLDGRIIAGIGNIYASEILFAARLHPQTPVGQLTREDWQTLIKAMRRILRAAIRLGGTTIADFKNSQGESGRFHPQLKVYGRAGEHCPRCGTPIERLVQAGRSSFFCPGCQILHPEPRIKSY; this is translated from the coding sequence ATGCCAGAAGGACCTGAGGTCGAGGTCATTCGCCGGGGATTGGCATTACATCTCCCCGGAGGGCGGATTACCGCTCTGACTATAGGGCAAAAGCGGCTGCGGCAACAATCCTCCCGGGAAGAATTGGCAAGATGGACGATCGGGCATACCATTGAGAAACTTTCCCGACGGGGTAAATATCTCTTACTCCACCTGGAGCAAGGGGCAACCCTGCTGATTCATCTGGGGATGAGCGGCAGCTTGCTGCTGTTTGACACCCCCTCCCCTGCCCTACCCCACGGACATATCATCCTTCACCTGGATGACGGCCACGCACTGGTTTTTCAGGATGCCAGACGATTTGGCCAGTTTCTTATCTATCCTCCCGGAGTCAAGCCTCTGCCTCTGGCCGCGGTGGGGCTGGAGCCTTTTTCCCGACGTCTTACCCCGGACCGCCTCCTGGAGCTCACCCGGGGGCACCAGCGGCCCATCAAGAATTTCATGTTAGATGGGCGGATTATCGCCGGCATCGGCAACATCTACGCCAGCGAAATTCTCTTTGCTGCCCGCCTCCATCCCCAGACCCCGGTAGGGCAGCTAACCAGGGAGGACTGGCAGACCCTGATCAAGGCCATGCGCCGCATTTTACGGGCTGCCATCCGCCTGGGAGGGACCACCATTGCCGACTTTAAGAACAGCCAGGGGGAGAGCGGCAGGTTCCATCCTCAACTTAAGGTATATGGCCGGGCCGGGGAACACTGTCCTCGCTGTGGCACCCCGATTGAGCGTTTGGTCCAGGCCGGTCG